From one Streptomyces mobaraensis genomic stretch:
- a CDS encoding anti-sigma factor RsbA family regulatory protein, with translation MSTAAVDETFEHPALFYRTEEEYTERTLSFVREGLAAGEPVAVAVPGPNLELIRTGLGADGEGLLFLDMTEAGRNPGRIIPRVLRGFADAHPTGRVRIIGEPIWAGRSAVEYPACAQHEALINAAFAGRAVTILCPYDEARLDEDVLADARVTHPTVITGGRTRVSDAYDWEAVVARYNEELPAVPHAAVFSFGAGELSAVRTFAVAEAARWGLAGQRLIDAELAVAELTTNSVIHGGGRGTLAVWSEAGQVVCEVRDAGRLTDPLAGRRPPEPGQLGGRGLMLVHYVSDLVRMYTGDDGTTVRFYLGL, from the coding sequence ATGAGCACGGCGGCCGTCGATGAGACGTTCGAGCACCCGGCGCTGTTCTACCGCACGGAGGAGGAGTACACCGAGCGGACGCTCTCCTTCGTGCGGGAGGGACTGGCCGCGGGTGAACCGGTGGCGGTCGCCGTTCCCGGCCCCAACCTGGAACTGATCAGGACGGGACTGGGGGCGGACGGCGAGGGCCTGCTGTTCCTGGACATGACCGAGGCCGGGCGCAACCCCGGCCGGATCATCCCGCGCGTGCTGCGGGGATTCGCCGACGCCCACCCCACCGGACGGGTGCGGATCATCGGTGAGCCGATCTGGGCGGGACGCAGCGCGGTGGAGTACCCGGCGTGCGCGCAGCACGAGGCGCTGATCAACGCCGCGTTCGCGGGCCGGGCGGTGACGATCCTGTGCCCCTACGACGAGGCGCGGCTGGACGAGGACGTCCTGGCCGACGCGCGGGTCACCCACCCCACCGTCATCACCGGCGGCCGTACCCGGGTGAGCGACGCCTACGACTGGGAGGCGGTCGTCGCCCGGTACAACGAGGAACTGCCGGCCGTGCCGCACGCCGCGGTCTTCTCCTTCGGCGCCGGGGAGCTGTCCGCCGTCCGGACGTTCGCCGTCGCCGAGGCGGCGCGGTGGGGGCTGGCGGGCCAGCGGCTGATCGACGCGGAGCTGGCCGTCGCCGAGCTGACGACCAACAGCGTGATCCACGGCGGCGGCCGGGGAACTCTGGCGGTCTGGTCCGAGGCGGGACAGGTCGTGTGCGAGGTCCGCGACGCCGGACGGCTGACCGATCCCCTCGCCGGCCGCAGGCCGCCGGAGCCCGGACAGCTCGGCGGGCGGGGGCTGATGCTGGTCCACTACGTGTCGGACCTCGTACGGATGTACACCGGCGACGACGGCACCACCGTGCGGTTCTACCTCGGTCTGTGA
- a CDS encoding STAS domain-containing protein: METPHAVGGPGGPAGPGRAALEVGPLPGRPGIRARGEISVVTRPSWEAALTELARRHGDVSYVELSAAEFLDVGGVTALAVTALRLPAGRIVVEHPPPHVPRVLEMFWPGLRRIEVVPR, translated from the coding sequence GTGGAGACCCCACACGCGGTGGGCGGGCCCGGCGGCCCGGCGGGGCCCGGGCGGGCCGCGTTGGAGGTGGGCCCGTTGCCCGGCCGCCCCGGTATTCGCGCCAGGGGCGAGATCAGCGTGGTCACCCGCCCGTCCTGGGAGGCGGCCCTGACCGAGCTGGCCCGGCGGCACGGGGACGTGTCGTATGTGGAGCTGTCGGCGGCGGAGTTCCTCGACGTGGGCGGGGTGACGGCGCTCGCGGTCACGGCCCTGCGCCTGCCCGCCGGAAGGATCGTGGTGGAGCACCCGCCACCCCATGTGCCGCGGGTGCTGGAGATGTTCTGGCCGGGACTGCGGCGGATCGAGGTGGTACCGCGATGA